One genomic window of Desulfuromonas sp. AOP6 includes the following:
- a CDS encoding universal stress protein, with translation MKHFRNILYVSEPLVDQASALARAVSLAARHEAKLTIVSTVSKIEPEYLDEEVAFQRQALQDLAVPHGQNPNIQTDVLVGSAFREIIRAVLRHGYDLVIKAAENPGFLQRLFGSTDMHLLRKCPCPVWLMKVPETPHYSQILAAVDVNPVRSDETETTLNSEILALASALAVSDGAALHLVHAWEGFAEGIVRRWSDKSPDEVATYVEMERQRHQSGLSSLEDSLQKQVGEEIYSQLRPRYHLQKGAPQREISAMAEKLQADLVVMGTLARTGVSGLFIGNTAEMILEQLPCSVLAIKPPGFISPVKLDE, from the coding sequence ATGAAACATTTCAGGAACATCCTCTATGTCAGCGAACCTTTGGTGGACCAGGCTTCCGCCCTGGCTCGCGCCGTTTCCCTGGCTGCCCGCCACGAGGCGAAACTCACGATCGTCTCCACCGTTTCCAAGATCGAACCTGAGTACCTGGACGAGGAGGTCGCCTTCCAGCGGCAGGCGTTGCAGGATCTGGCAGTCCCTCATGGTCAGAATCCGAACATCCAGACCGACGTTCTGGTGGGTTCGGCCTTCCGGGAGATCATCCGTGCCGTCCTGCGCCACGGTTACGACCTGGTTATTAAGGCGGCCGAAAATCCCGGTTTTCTCCAACGCCTCTTTGGCAGCACCGACATGCATCTGCTGCGCAAATGTCCCTGCCCCGTCTGGTTGATGAAGGTGCCGGAGACTCCCCACTACAGCCAAATCCTGGCCGCTGTCGACGTCAATCCCGTGCGGTCGGACGAGACGGAGACAACACTCAACAGCGAAATACTCGCCCTGGCCAGCGCCCTGGCCGTCTCCGACGGCGCCGCCCTGCATCTGGTGCATGCCTGGGAAGGCTTTGCCGAAGGGATCGTGCGGCGGTGGAGCGATAAATCGCCTGATGAGGTCGCGACCTACGTGGAAATGGAGCGCCAGCGCCATCAAAGTGGCCTGTCCAGCCTCGAAGACAGCCTGCAGAAGCAGGTCGGCGAAGAAATCTACAGCCAACTGCGGCCGCGTTATCATTTACAGAAGGGCGCCCCCCAGCGTGAAATCTCCGCTATGGCCGAAAAGCTACAGGCCGACCTGGTGGTCATGGGAACTCTGGCCCGTACCGGGGTTTCGGGGCTCTTCATCGGCAACACGGCGGAAATGATTCTGGAACAGCTCCCCTGCTCTGTCCTTGCTATCAAACCACCCGGCTTTATATCGCCGGTAAAACTTGACGAATGA
- a CDS encoding cation:proton antiporter, with the protein MSEGSTFLEIASILGLATLLGIIGQKLRQPLIIMFLATGILAGPSGLGIIQSYHQIELLAHIGIALLLFIVGLKLDLHLIRTTGPVALATGLGQIIFTSIIGFAIALALDLSWLSAAYVAVALTFSSTIIIVKLLSDKKEIDSLHGQIAIGFLIVQDIAAILALVGLTTLGSSVAGEGSPFLTALEIVAKGLGLLGVVALLMKFVLPGLTRRLAHSLELLTLFAIAWAVFLGAGSELLGFSKEVGAFLAGISLASTDYRDSIGGRLTGLRDFLLLFFFIDLGSRLEWSTVGSQLGSSVVFSLFVLIGNPLIVLIIMGWMGYRRRTSFLAGLTVAQISEFSLIVAALGLSLGHISNETVGLVTLVGVVTIFISTYMILYSAPLYNFLSGPLTFFERRTPYRESAIDTLKESIPVDVILFGLGNYGSGLAEYLLRRQKPVMGIDFDPGTLDSWRQRGLPVIYGDMADPDIHEYLPLHKARWVISAVRDKEMNLALIHNLKKEGYAGKVALTATTAAEVREFEKAGAHLIFRPFVDATEQAADALTYAMALLPSSIDWPVSFLEVRIKSDAAVAGETIRDLPLTSTTGISILAVSRGGRVHYEPTPDFRIYPADRLLIMGPLAELKEAEMTLNQLAAPEKAQEGDHFELAEIRVAADSSLSGQSLAELRFRQTYGVTLVGIRRGQESIMSLQSEERLQAGDSLIVIGKVTAIQQLRGLEPL; encoded by the coding sequence ATGTCGGAAGGAAGCACTTTTCTCGAAATCGCCTCGATCCTTGGCTTAGCCACTCTTCTTGGCATTATCGGCCAGAAGCTGCGACAGCCTCTCATCATCATGTTTCTGGCCACCGGCATCCTGGCAGGGCCTTCCGGTCTCGGCATCATCCAGAGCTATCACCAGATCGAACTACTGGCCCACATCGGCATCGCTCTGCTGCTTTTCATCGTTGGCCTCAAGCTCGACCTGCACCTGATCCGCACAACCGGCCCCGTCGCGCTGGCAACGGGATTGGGACAGATCATCTTCACCTCCATCATCGGCTTTGCCATTGCCCTGGCCCTGGATCTCTCCTGGCTGAGCGCCGCCTATGTGGCCGTAGCCCTGACCTTTTCCAGCACCATCATCATCGTCAAACTGCTCTCCGATAAAAAGGAGATCGACTCCCTGCACGGCCAGATCGCTATCGGTTTTCTTATCGTGCAGGATATCGCCGCCATCCTGGCCCTGGTCGGCCTCACCACCCTGGGTTCCTCGGTCGCCGGCGAGGGCTCTCCCTTTCTCACCGCACTGGAGATCGTCGCCAAGGGCCTGGGACTACTGGGGGTCGTCGCTCTGCTCATGAAGTTCGTTCTCCCTGGCCTGACCCGGCGTCTGGCCCACTCCCTTGAACTGCTGACCCTCTTCGCCATCGCCTGGGCCGTCTTTCTCGGGGCCGGCAGCGAATTGCTTGGCTTCAGCAAAGAGGTAGGCGCTTTCCTCGCCGGCATTTCCCTGGCCTCCACCGACTACCGGGACTCCATCGGCGGGCGCCTTACCGGGCTGCGTGACTTTCTGCTGCTCTTCTTTTTTATCGACCTCGGCTCCCGCCTGGAATGGTCCACGGTCGGCTCCCAGCTGGGGTCATCCGTGGTCTTCTCCCTCTTCGTCCTCATCGGCAACCCCCTGATCGTCCTTATCATCATGGGTTGGATGGGCTATCGGCGCCGCACCAGTTTCCTGGCCGGCCTCACGGTGGCCCAGATCAGTGAGTTCTCCCTTATCGTGGCGGCCCTGGGTTTAAGTCTCGGCCACATCAGCAACGAAACCGTCGGTCTGGTTACCCTGGTCGGCGTCGTCACCATTTTTATTTCCACCTACATGATCCTCTATTCCGCTCCCCTCTACAATTTTCTTTCCGGGCCGTTGACGTTCTTTGAACGGCGCACCCCCTACCGGGAGTCAGCCATCGACACCCTCAAGGAGAGCATCCCGGTCGATGTCATTCTCTTCGGCCTGGGCAACTATGGCAGCGGGTTGGCCGAATACCTGTTGCGTCGCCAGAAGCCGGTGATGGGGATCGACTTTGATCCTGGCACCCTGGACAGCTGGCGCCAACGGGGACTGCCGGTTATCTATGGCGATATGGCCGACCCGGACATCCACGAGTATCTGCCACTGCACAAAGCACGCTGGGTCATCAGCGCCGTGCGGGACAAGGAGATGAATCTGGCCCTGATCCACAATCTCAAAAAAGAGGGGTATGCTGGCAAGGTGGCTCTCACCGCCACGACGGCAGCTGAAGTACGCGAGTTTGAAAAAGCAGGCGCTCATCTGATTTTCCGCCCTTTTGTCGACGCTACCGAGCAGGCTGCCGACGCCCTGACCTACGCCATGGCGTTGCTGCCATCGAGCATTGACTGGCCCGTCTCCTTTCTGGAGGTGCGGATCAAGTCAGATGCGGCCGTGGCGGGGGAAACGATTCGCGACCTTCCCCTGACTTCGACCACAGGGATTTCGATTCTGGCGGTCAGCCGCGGGGGGCGCGTCCACTATGAACCAACTCCGGATTTCCGTATCTACCCGGCCGATCGTCTTCTCATCATGGGACCACTTGCCGAACTTAAAGAAGCGGAGATGACTCTGAACCAGCTGGCGGCACCAGAGAAGGCACAGGAAGGAGACCATTTCGAACTGGCGGAAATCCGCGTGGCCGCTGACTCCAGCCTTTCCGGCCAGTCGCTGGCCGAGTTGCGCTTTCGCCAGACCTACGGCGTCACCCTGGTCGGTATCCGTCGCGGACAGGAATCCATCATGAGCCTCCAGTCGGAGGAGCGCCTGCAAGCCGGGGACAGCCTTATTGTTATCGGCAAGGTCACCGCTATTCAGCAGTTGAGGGGACTGGAGCCCCTTTAA
- a CDS encoding cytochrome b/b6 domain-containing protein has translation MKNNYVLRHDGAVRLTHWAVAISGLVLIFSGFGTMPLYGRFYVNELPGLSWSTNFLIQQVIHYVAAMLFTAAVFFHLVFHLRRREFAAVPQKGDVKESVEIIKAMVTGQEEPPSGKFLAEQRLAYAAMGLTSLLLIATGLIKVYKNTGVITLDPTFLQVVTLTHTLATMIFLGLFVAHLGAFLIKANRPLLPSMFTGKVRRDYAEHRHSEWEI, from the coding sequence ATGAAAAATAATTACGTATTGCGTCATGACGGCGCCGTGCGCCTGACTCACTGGGCCGTGGCCATCAGCGGCCTGGTTCTGATCTTTTCCGGCTTTGGCACCATGCCCCTCTATGGCCGCTTCTATGTCAACGAACTGCCGGGGCTGAGCTGGTCCACCAACTTCCTCATTCAGCAGGTCATCCACTATGTGGCCGCCATGCTCTTCACTGCCGCCGTCTTCTTTCACCTGGTCTTTCATCTGCGCCGCCGCGAGTTCGCCGCCGTCCCGCAAAAAGGGGATGTCAAAGAGAGCGTCGAGATCATCAAGGCCATGGTGACGGGCCAGGAAGAGCCACCGAGCGGCAAGTTTCTGGCCGAGCAACGCCTCGCTTACGCGGCCATGGGCCTCACTTCGCTGCTGCTCATCGCCACCGGCCTGATCAAGGTCTACAAAAACACCGGCGTCATCACGCTTGATCCGACCTTTCTGCAGGTGGTGACCCTGACCCACACCCTGGCGACCATGATCTTTCTCGGTCTATTCGTCGCCCATCTCGGCGCTTTTCTCATCAAGGCCAACCGCCCCCTCCTCCCCTCCATGTTTACGGGCAAGGTGCGTCGCGACTACGCCGAGCATCGTCACAGTGAGTGGGAAATCTGA
- a CDS encoding 4Fe-4S dicluster domain-containing protein, whose amino-acid sequence MKFSRRSFLAGMAAATAATVIPKGRAQAALADDSYATLIDLTRCDGCPDKDTPACVSACRRHNAARFPEPDPAMLKDYWPQKFHEDWSDRRELTEQLTPYNWLFVQKVAVEVDGKPQELSIPRRCMHCDNPPCVKLCPFGTAKKDKDGPVHIDPALCFGGAKCRTVCPWDVPQRQAGVGVYTYLDPAPVGGGVMYKCDLCREDLGRGDKPACMTACPRGAMHIGHRQDILQKAEALAAAYSGHLYGKTEHGGTSTLYVSKVPFEKIDAALREGADSAKVMRLHNPENALEKQSALAKAALLAPVAGIVGAFAATVSKREKNDEK is encoded by the coding sequence ATGAAATTTTCCCGCAGAAGTTTTCTGGCCGGCATGGCAGCGGCAACCGCGGCCACGGTCATCCCCAAGGGGCGGGCGCAGGCGGCCCTCGCTGACGACTCCTATGCCACCCTGATTGACCTCACCCGCTGCGACGGCTGCCCCGACAAGGACACACCGGCCTGCGTTTCGGCCTGCCGCCGGCACAATGCCGCTCGTTTTCCCGAGCCCGATCCCGCCATGCTCAAGGATTACTGGCCCCAGAAATTCCATGAAGACTGGAGCGACCGCCGCGAATTGACCGAGCAGCTGACTCCCTACAACTGGCTCTTTGTGCAGAAGGTTGCCGTGGAAGTCGATGGCAAGCCGCAGGAGTTGAGCATTCCCCGCCGCTGCATGCATTGCGACAATCCGCCCTGCGTCAAGCTCTGCCCTTTCGGTACCGCCAAGAAGGACAAGGACGGGCCTGTACATATTGACCCGGCCCTCTGCTTCGGCGGCGCCAAGTGTCGCACCGTCTGCCCCTGGGATGTGCCCCAGCGCCAGGCCGGCGTCGGCGTCTACACCTATCTCGACCCCGCTCCCGTCGGCGGCGGCGTCATGTACAAATGCGACCTCTGCCGCGAGGACCTGGGCCGGGGCGATAAACCCGCCTGCATGACGGCCTGCCCTCGTGGTGCCATGCACATCGGACACCGCCAGGATATCCTGCAAAAGGCGGAAGCACTGGCCGCTGCTTACTCCGGTCACCTTTACGGCAAAACGGAGCACGGTGGCACCTCGACCCTGTACGTTTCCAAGGTGCCTTTTGAAAAGATCGATGCCGCCCTGCGGGAAGGGGCTGATTCCGCCAAGGTCATGCGCTTGCATAACCCCGAAAACGCCCTGGAAAAGCAGAGTGCCCTGGCCAAGGCGGCCCTCCTCGCCCCGGTAGCCGGTATCGTCGGTGCCTTTGCCGCCACGGTTTCAAAACGGGAGAAGAACGATGAAAAATAA
- a CDS encoding TetR/AcrR family transcriptional regulator, whose translation MTTSIKPIPSTPDTTRALILDTALGLFSRTGYFNTSVQDIRKEADISIGSIYHHFPSKEAIAKAIYHDLLAQMEEAMRNILATHASAYERCRAAVALLLSMADSQPAAMEFILNARHREFMSDGVPICSSSPFALMKQMVQEGMEQGEIALMDPLVAATSLFGGPIRMIYLRLDGLIDGEVSRHLEPVWQCSWKSVSR comes from the coding sequence ATGACGACGTCGATTAAGCCCATACCTTCCACGCCCGATACGACCCGGGCTTTGATTCTCGATACAGCCCTGGGTCTTTTTTCCCGTACCGGCTATTTCAACACTTCCGTCCAGGATATTCGCAAGGAAGCGGACATCAGTATCGGTTCGATCTATCACCATTTTCCCAGCAAGGAAGCCATCGCCAAGGCGATTTACCACGATCTGCTGGCGCAAATGGAAGAGGCCATGCGCAATATTCTGGCCACGCATGCCAGCGCCTATGAGCGCTGCCGGGCGGCGGTCGCTCTGCTGCTGTCCATGGCGGACAGCCAGCCGGCGGCCATGGAGTTTATCCTGAACGCCCGCCACCGCGAGTTCATGTCGGATGGCGTTCCCATCTGCTCCTCCAGCCCCTTCGCCCTGATGAAGCAGATGGTGCAGGAAGGGATGGAACAGGGGGAAATCGCGCTTATGGATCCCCTCGTGGCGGCCACCAGCCTGTTCGGGGGACCGATTCGCATGATCTATCTGCGTCTGGATGGTCTCATCGACGGCGAGGTATCGCGCCATCTTGAACCCGTTTGGCAGTGTTCCTGGAAATCGGTGAGCCGCTGA
- the extS gene encoding selenite/tellurite reduction operon c-type cytochrome lipoprotein ExtS, with the protein MVFRAALLILLLSLSVGTACAATGPPLCLRCHEVHYDSQGTCTDCHRGHPGTTRIEIAHDRFVPGRLATFSQPDSPVIKRGTTLTDKAGCRRCHTLGGKGTTLASNLDRTAAATPPLDLEESIRQPVALMPDFRFGTDDVAALVTLLLKEGVATPRQDTEVPLVIHFEKEGAASENIFAKRCGGCHRALTVKEGGLGDGETAPNLSGLLTPYYPRSAEKPGKDAPWSEKDLEDWLKNPRKLRPLTRMQPIVFKDGEFSQLIQTLHIAVPPPLESVSP; encoded by the coding sequence TTGGTCTTTCGTGCTGCCCTTCTGATTCTCCTGCTGAGCCTGTCCGTCGGCACCGCCTGCGCAGCCACCGGACCACCCCTGTGCCTGCGCTGCCATGAGGTCCACTACGACAGCCAGGGCACCTGCACCGACTGTCACCGCGGCCATCCCGGCACGACGCGGATTGAGATCGCCCACGACCGCTTCGTACCTGGCCGCCTTGCCACCTTCAGCCAGCCCGACTCCCCCGTAATCAAGCGTGGCACTACCCTGACCGACAAGGCCGGGTGCCGACGCTGTCACACCCTGGGTGGCAAGGGCACGACCCTGGCCAGCAACCTCGACCGCACCGCCGCCGCCACGCCGCCGCTGGACCTGGAGGAGAGCATCCGCCAGCCCGTGGCCCTGATGCCTGACTTCCGCTTCGGGACCGACGATGTTGCCGCCCTGGTGACCCTCCTGCTGAAAGAAGGGGTGGCGACCCCACGGCAAGACACAGAAGTTCCCCTGGTCATTCATTTCGAAAAAGAGGGAGCCGCTTCGGAAAACATCTTTGCCAAGCGCTGCGGTGGCTGCCATCGCGCCCTTACCGTAAAAGAAGGAGGGCTCGGCGACGGCGAAACGGCTCCCAACCTCTCCGGCCTGCTCACCCCCTACTATCCGCGCAGCGCTGAAAAGCCTGGCAAGGATGCCCCCTGGTCCGAAAAAGATCTGGAAGACTGGCTCAAAAATCCCCGCAAGCTTCGGCCTCTCACCCGCATGCAGCCCATCGTCTTCAAAGACGGCGAGTTTTCGCAACTGATACAGACCCTGCACATTGCCGTCCCCCCGCCGCTGGAATCCGTCTCCCCCTGA
- the extQ gene encoding selenite/tellurite reduction operon b-type cytochrome membrane protein ExtQ, with the protein MKKYVFSTEGFFPLIKRAALVTCLVLMGLALLFPAPLQGPADIATVPNPVKSAWFLLWTQELVSYSKYLVYLIILCALVFLLLPFLPGSKPASSARWFGRDQRLATALGLTTFFGILALTLIAMFFRGENWSFVLPF; encoded by the coding sequence ATGAAAAAATATGTTTTCAGCACTGAGGGTTTCTTTCCTCTCATCAAACGGGCGGCACTGGTTACCTGTCTCGTTCTCATGGGGCTGGCCCTGCTCTTTCCCGCTCCGTTGCAGGGGCCGGCCGATATCGCCACCGTGCCCAACCCCGTTAAATCAGCCTGGTTCCTGTTGTGGACCCAGGAACTGGTGAGCTATTCCAAGTACCTGGTCTATCTGATCATCCTCTGCGCCCTGGTCTTTCTGCTGCTCCCCTTCCTGCCCGGCTCAAAGCCCGCATCGAGCGCCCGCTGGTTCGGCCGCGATCAGCGCCTGGCCACCGCTCTTGGCCTGACAACCTTTTTCGGTATTTTGGCCCTGACACTGATCGCCATGTTTTTTCGAGGTGAAAATTGGTCTTTCGTGCTGCCCTTCTGA
- a CDS encoding cytochrome b N-terminal domain-containing protein — MYKDFIAHLFPRVVLRRNLRLTYTFCLGGLAFTAFLLLIATGLLLIFYYQPTPEKAFESILALERSVFLGGYIRSLHRLASHALLVFIFLHTLRVIFTGAYRKPRELNWIIGFALLCLAVFAAYTGYLLPMDQLALWATQTGMELLATVPGGPALKRILVPDEVGGELSLLRFYALHIVFVPACMLALSFLHFYRIRRDKGVLPYL, encoded by the coding sequence GTGTACAAAGATTTCATCGCCCATCTCTTCCCCCGTGTGGTTTTGCGACGCAACCTGCGGCTCACCTATACCTTCTGTCTGGGGGGACTGGCCTTTACCGCCTTTTTGCTCCTTATCGCCACGGGCCTGCTGCTCATCTTCTACTATCAGCCGACCCCGGAAAAGGCCTTCGAATCAATTCTGGCCCTGGAGCGCAGCGTCTTTCTCGGCGGCTATATCCGCAGTCTGCACCGCCTTGCTTCCCACGCCCTGCTCGTCTTCATCTTCCTGCACACCCTGCGCGTGATTTTCACCGGAGCCTACCGCAAGCCGCGGGAGCTGAACTGGATTATCGGCTTCGCCCTGCTCTGCCTGGCGGTCTTTGCCGCCTACACCGGCTACCTGCTGCCCATGGACCAGTTGGCCCTGTGGGCCACTCAGACAGGCATGGAACTGCTCGCCACAGTACCGGGCGGGCCGGCTCTCAAACGGATTCTGGTTCCCGATGAAGTCGGCGGCGAGCTGTCGCTGCTGCGCTTTTATGCCCTGCATATCGTCTTTGTGCCGGCCTGCATGCTGGCCCTCTCTTTTCTGCATTTTTACCGCATCCGCCGAGACAAGGGAGTGTTGCCCTACCTATGA
- a CDS encoding Rieske (2Fe-2S) protein, which produces MEKFGRKRRYLLKALTFSGLALLIGKFLFPKAASQQVLLEVPRSDIPPDGALVFRQARVAVIRQGEEVFALDLTCTHLGCTVSVTPTNLVCPCHGSLFARDGAVLSGPADQPLRRLALDERGDMLTIYSGKA; this is translated from the coding sequence ATGGAAAAGTTTGGTCGAAAGCGTCGATACCTCCTTAAAGCCCTGACCTTTTCGGGGCTGGCTCTGCTGATCGGCAAGTTTCTCTTTCCCAAGGCCGCTTCGCAGCAGGTGTTGCTGGAAGTTCCTCGGAGTGACATCCCCCCTGATGGTGCCCTGGTCTTTCGGCAGGCGCGGGTCGCCGTCATCCGTCAGGGGGAAGAGGTGTTCGCCCTGGACCTGACCTGCACCCATTTGGGCTGCACGGTGTCGGTCACCCCCACGAACCTGGTCTGCCCCTGTCACGGCAGCCTCTTTGCCCGCGACGGCGCCGTGCTGTCCGGTCCCGCCGACCAGCCCCTGCGGCGGCTGGCCCTGGATGAACGCGGCGACATGTTGACGATCTACAGCGGAAAGGCCTGA
- the extO gene encoding selenite/tellurite reduction operon b-type cytochrome iron-sulfur cluster-binding subunit ExtO, with the protein MARWIAALSALCLLGLSLNGAAVADPTTKRLSGAHGGLSCAACHAPGETASVRDGARECADCHDGYQGIFTQAMTTRNAEKAFVHGAFGGHDTDFFQKNCADCHVSSCADCHGEDIHTLTRPTSDTCHRCHQGYFVGADFFGRAPRENHNRYQRGEIVDGQAYLKMRPDVHEEAGLSCGDCHSMQSLVDGRLSAKGCTDCHEPDPTIVEHRIAAHQEKLECTACHASWAPQEYGSFFLRLGDNPNREYFNLKQNPADEYVQSAYLRQQNAPPLGLNSRGKVSPIRPQFIAFYSDLRQKDDPNRVENALVAAQWKAFFPHTIRRGTATCEGCHDNPRRFLLEDPRDRIYELQRDGLPLPSFWDQQGQTLVNGQFMPRERYERLSTPTSTYTKAYIEKWKSLVESVDTSLKP; encoded by the coding sequence ATGGCGCGCTGGATCGCTGCCTTGAGCGCTCTGTGCCTGCTCGGCCTTAGCCTCAACGGGGCGGCCGTGGCCGACCCCACCACAAAACGCCTCAGCGGCGCCCATGGCGGCCTGAGCTGCGCCGCCTGCCATGCGCCAGGGGAAACCGCCTCCGTGCGCGACGGGGCGCGGGAATGCGCCGACTGCCACGACGGCTACCAGGGCATCTTCACCCAGGCCATGACGACCCGCAATGCTGAAAAGGCCTTCGTGCATGGGGCTTTTGGTGGGCATGATACCGACTTTTTCCAGAAAAACTGCGCCGACTGCCATGTGAGCTCCTGCGCCGACTGCCACGGAGAGGACATCCACACCCTCACGCGCCCGACCTCGGATACCTGCCACCGCTGCCACCAGGGCTATTTTGTCGGCGCCGACTTTTTCGGGCGGGCGCCGCGAGAGAATCACAACCGCTACCAGCGGGGAGAAATCGTCGATGGCCAGGCCTATCTGAAAATGCGTCCCGACGTGCATGAGGAGGCGGGGCTGAGCTGCGGCGACTGCCACAGTATGCAGAGCTTGGTGGACGGCCGTCTCAGCGCCAAGGGATGCACGGACTGCCATGAACCGGACCCAACCATCGTCGAGCACCGCATTGCCGCCCACCAGGAAAAACTGGAATGCACTGCCTGCCACGCCAGCTGGGCACCCCAGGAATACGGCAGCTTTTTCCTGCGCCTGGGAGACAACCCCAACCGCGAATACTTCAATCTCAAACAGAATCCGGCCGACGAATATGTGCAGAGTGCCTATCTGCGCCAGCAGAACGCGCCCCCTCTGGGGCTGAACAGTCGCGGCAAGGTCAGTCCCATCCGCCCCCAGTTCATCGCCTTTTACTCGGACCTGCGTCAAAAGGATGACCCGAATCGGGTGGAAAACGCCCTGGTCGCGGCCCAGTGGAAAGCCTTCTTTCCCCATACCATCCGCCGCGGCACGGCGACCTGTGAAGGCTGCCACGACAATCCGCGCCGCTTTCTGCTGGAGGATCCCCGAGATCGTATCTACGAACTGCAGCGCGACGGTCTGCCCCTGCCCTCTTTCTGGGATCAGCAGGGACAGACCCTGGTTAACGGCCAATTCATGCCCCGTGAACGCTATGAGCGGCTGAGCACGCCGACGTCCACTTACACGAAGGCCTATATCGAAAAATGGAAAAGTTTGGTCGAAAGCGTCGATACCTCCTTAAAGCCCTGA